The following coding sequences lie in one Kribbella sp. NBC_00709 genomic window:
- a CDS encoding FtsX-like permease family protein, whose amino-acid sequence MFLRRALRYRWAQALVLTGISLLIGTCAVFGPWFARAVEQTVLTETLSGQRLPASWLLASPGPQVGITTRPEDLDKLLPADLKPLFTPPLHGIYNDVSWSIPATAGDPAPGARVRWRDGYCAQLTVTEGRCPQAANEVIASTVDKTTWDLRVGTSMTATPSDIGKGGGKLTVVGFYQPNEARGDFWYGDYPTGHSHIPGDKDPGAANEFFTDSATFAGNNWTQRVTSDFRPIPGVARLGDLDRLKEATETVNGNARELGVPAQNTSSLATLVDQIEAERKQATTIIPLVMVQVALFAVVVLALALAAVVDQRRPEIALARLRGSSTRRTQRALCIELGLPVLAGTLLGGPAGFGLLLIVRATWLRYGAPIELPWTVPAALALAVVLALIVVVLQVRGAVRQTISSLLRRVVPLRRGRTIGVADLCIIVFAVAGLIAALTGDGRGPLPVLTPALLGLAAGLIFAHLLLPIAGLVSRRALRRGRLGLALGALQISRRPAVTRIVAAVAVAAALLTFAGQASSIAAANRETRSGYETGAEGVLQMNALYLADFLGAVNQVDPDRHWLTPVVISRPPAPDSLKSEMIEPDSFRRIAFRGDQLTDAQGWQTLQAPSNLSPLTFRSSQLTATVAVNGIKPLVSRAANGDEIDGGAPKSVVLRANVVSHRDGSRFLVTFPPIRFPSTKPVVLRADVDCLGGCDLLRLGIGREALDPAGVQGNVVISNISSDDHPTIALGKPEAWQTVPQLGSDQSSITAAPGGALTIAMKSFGADMFLQYATVPPVVPALVTPEYHWVDGATSSPAADGSPMTLARIDRLRGPVNRYSDRTAVVDLETVRRLGGVVDEGGTDFELWLNKDGLANVDTITDKLAKAGYNADLVDRRDDRIAAYGRSASALALQLTPVVGIAAWVLAIVVLLLTVVTSWRSRAQDYASLKITGVPASATGRAARWEQTGPVALAVLLGTICGLVGAHVALPLIPLFATNGGPVPLDLGISWPVALALWIGGTAILAAVTLVLGSGVNRRSSYNRIREELT is encoded by the coding sequence ATGTTCCTGCGACGGGCGCTGCGGTACCGCTGGGCACAGGCCCTGGTACTGACCGGCATCAGCCTGCTGATCGGCACCTGCGCCGTGTTCGGGCCGTGGTTCGCGCGGGCCGTCGAGCAGACCGTGCTGACCGAGACGCTGTCCGGGCAGCGGCTCCCCGCGTCCTGGCTGCTCGCCTCGCCGGGACCGCAGGTCGGGATCACCACCCGCCCGGAAGACCTCGACAAGCTGCTCCCCGCCGATCTCAAACCACTGTTCACCCCGCCCTTGCACGGCATCTACAACGACGTCAGCTGGAGCATCCCCGCCACCGCGGGTGATCCGGCGCCGGGCGCGCGTGTGCGCTGGCGGGACGGGTACTGCGCCCAGCTCACCGTCACCGAGGGCCGCTGTCCGCAGGCCGCGAACGAGGTGATCGCCTCGACGGTCGACAAGACGACCTGGGATCTTCGCGTCGGCACCTCGATGACGGCGACGCCGAGTGACATCGGCAAGGGCGGCGGCAAGCTCACCGTCGTCGGCTTCTACCAGCCGAACGAGGCCCGCGGCGACTTCTGGTACGGCGACTATCCGACCGGCCATTCGCACATTCCGGGCGACAAGGACCCGGGTGCGGCCAACGAGTTCTTCACCGACAGCGCGACGTTCGCCGGCAACAACTGGACGCAGCGGGTCACGTCGGACTTCCGGCCGATCCCCGGCGTGGCCCGGCTCGGCGACCTGGACCGCCTGAAGGAAGCGACCGAGACGGTCAACGGCAACGCCAGGGAGCTCGGCGTACCCGCGCAGAACACCTCCTCGCTGGCCACGCTGGTCGACCAGATCGAGGCGGAGCGCAAGCAGGCGACCACGATCATCCCGCTGGTGATGGTGCAGGTCGCGTTGTTCGCGGTCGTCGTACTGGCGCTTGCGCTCGCGGCCGTCGTCGACCAGCGGCGACCCGAGATCGCGCTGGCTCGCTTGCGTGGATCGTCCACGAGGCGGACCCAGCGGGCATTGTGCATCGAACTCGGTCTGCCGGTTCTGGCCGGCACCTTGCTGGGTGGTCCCGCAGGCTTCGGCCTGCTACTGATCGTCCGTGCGACCTGGTTGCGGTACGGCGCCCCGATCGAACTGCCGTGGACCGTCCCGGCCGCGCTCGCGCTGGCGGTCGTACTCGCGCTGATCGTGGTCGTGCTCCAGGTCCGGGGCGCTGTGCGGCAGACGATCTCCAGCCTGCTCCGCCGCGTCGTCCCGTTGCGGCGCGGCCGGACGATCGGCGTCGCCGACCTGTGCATCATCGTGTTCGCCGTGGCCGGGCTGATCGCGGCGCTGACCGGCGACGGGCGCGGCCCGCTGCCGGTCCTCACGCCCGCACTGCTCGGGCTCGCGGCCGGCCTGATCTTCGCGCATCTCCTGCTGCCGATAGCCGGGCTGGTCAGCCGGCGGGCACTCCGCCGCGGACGACTGGGCCTCGCGCTCGGCGCCCTGCAGATCTCGCGCCGGCCGGCCGTGACCCGGATCGTCGCCGCCGTCGCGGTGGCCGCCGCCCTCCTCACGTTCGCCGGGCAGGCCTCGTCGATCGCCGCCGCCAACCGGGAGACCCGGTCCGGCTACGAGACCGGCGCCGAGGGCGTACTGCAGATGAACGCCCTCTATCTGGCTGACTTCCTCGGTGCCGTCAACCAGGTCGACCCGGACCGGCACTGGCTGACCCCGGTCGTGATCTCCCGGCCCCCGGCCCCCGACTCGCTCAAGTCGGAGATGATCGAGCCGGACAGCTTCCGGCGGATCGCCTTCCGCGGCGACCAGCTCACCGACGCACAAGGCTGGCAGACGCTGCAGGCGCCGAGTAACCTCTCGCCACTCACGTTCCGCAGTTCACAGCTGACGGCCACGGTCGCGGTGAACGGGATCAAGCCACTCGTCAGCCGCGCCGCCAACGGCGACGAGATCGACGGCGGTGCGCCGAAGTCCGTCGTACTGCGGGCGAACGTGGTCAGCCACCGCGACGGGTCCCGCTTCCTGGTCACGTTCCCGCCGATCCGGTTCCCGTCGACCAAGCCGGTCGTACTGCGGGCGGACGTGGACTGCCTCGGCGGCTGCGACCTGCTGCGTCTCGGCATCGGCCGCGAGGCGCTCGATCCGGCGGGTGTCCAGGGCAACGTTGTGATCAGCAACATCTCCAGCGACGACCACCCGACGATTGCCCTGGGCAAGCCGGAGGCCTGGCAGACCGTTCCGCAGCTCGGCTCCGACCAGAGCTCGATCACAGCTGCGCCGGGCGGTGCGCTGACGATCGCGATGAAGAGCTTCGGCGCCGACATGTTCCTGCAGTACGCGACCGTGCCGCCCGTCGTGCCCGCGCTGGTCACCCCGGAGTACCACTGGGTCGACGGCGCGACCAGCAGCCCGGCGGCCGACGGCAGCCCGATGACCCTGGCCCGGATCGACCGGCTCCGCGGACCCGTCAACCGATACAGCGATCGCACCGCCGTGGTCGATCTGGAGACGGTGCGGCGGCTCGGCGGTGTCGTGGACGAAGGGGGCACCGACTTCGAGCTCTGGCTGAACAAGGACGGCCTGGCGAACGTCGACACGATCACCGACAAGCTCGCCAAGGCCGGGTACAACGCCGACCTGGTGGATCGCCGGGACGACCGGATCGCGGCGTACGGGCGCTCGGCGAGCGCACTCGCGTTGCAGCTGACTCCGGTCGTCGGCATCGCGGCGTGGGTGCTCGCGATCGTCGTACTCCTGCTCACCGTCGTCACGTCCTGGCGGTCGCGCGCGCAGGACTACGCCAGCCTGAAGATCACCGGCGTACCGGCGAGCGCGACCGGACGGGCCGCTCGCTGGGAGCAGACCGGACCGGTCGCGCTGGCGGTCCTGCTGGGAACGATCTGCGGGCTTGTCGGTGCGCACGTCGCGCTGCCGCTGATACCGCTGTTCGCCACCAATGGCGGGCCGGTGCCGCTCGATCTCGGGATCAGCTGGCCGGTCGCGCTGGCCCTCTGGATCGGGGGCACGGCGATCCTCGCGGCCGTGACGCTCGTCCTCGGCAGCGGCGTGAACAGACGCTCCAGCTACAACAGGATCCGGGAGGAGCTGACATGA
- a CDS encoding aldo/keto reductase, translating to MRESHLGDLTVSALGLGCMGMSQAYGVRADDSESIATLHAAIDAGCTFLDTADVYGDGENEELVGRALAGRRDEVVLATKFGFKRPPVDAVLPTVVDGSPSYAREALDASLRRLGVDHVDLWYLHRRDPQVPIEETVGAMAAMVEAGKVRYLGLSEVNGDTVRAAHAVHPITAVQSEWSLWTRDPETVVLPTLRELGVGFVPFSPLGRGFLTGQIKSEADFPEDDMRRGLPRFQGENFQRNLDLVAQVQALALEKGVTPGQLALAWLLAQGNDVVPIPGTKRRTYLAENLGALDVSLTAEELAALEATFPAEAVAGQRYTDGGMDLVGK from the coding sequence ATGCGTGAATCTCACCTCGGTGACCTGACCGTTTCCGCCCTCGGCCTCGGCTGCATGGGGATGTCCCAGGCGTACGGCGTCCGGGCCGACGACTCCGAGTCCATCGCGACGCTGCACGCGGCGATCGACGCGGGCTGTACCTTCCTCGACACCGCCGACGTTTACGGCGACGGTGAGAACGAGGAGCTGGTCGGCCGGGCGCTGGCCGGCCGCCGCGACGAGGTGGTGCTCGCGACGAAGTTCGGCTTCAAGCGGCCGCCCGTGGACGCGGTGCTGCCGACGGTCGTCGACGGCTCGCCTTCGTATGCGCGCGAGGCCTTGGACGCCTCGTTGCGCCGGCTCGGCGTCGACCACGTCGACCTGTGGTACCTGCACCGGCGCGATCCGCAGGTGCCGATCGAGGAGACGGTCGGCGCGATGGCTGCGATGGTGGAGGCGGGGAAGGTCCGGTACCTCGGGCTGTCCGAGGTCAACGGCGACACCGTGCGCGCGGCGCATGCGGTGCATCCGATCACCGCCGTACAGAGTGAGTGGTCGTTGTGGACCCGCGACCCGGAGACCGTCGTACTGCCGACGCTGCGGGAGCTCGGCGTCGGGTTCGTGCCGTTCAGCCCGCTCGGTCGTGGGTTCCTGACCGGGCAGATCAAGTCGGAGGCGGACTTCCCCGAGGACGACATGCGGCGCGGACTGCCGCGGTTCCAGGGGGAGAACTTCCAGCGGAACCTCGACCTGGTCGCGCAGGTGCAGGCCCTGGCCCTCGAGAAGGGTGTGACGCCGGGGCAGCTGGCGCTCGCGTGGTTGCTTGCTCAGGGCAATGACGTGGTGCCGATCCCGGGGACCAAGCGGCGCACGTACCTGGCCGAGAACCTGGGGGCGCTGGACGTCTCGCTGACCGCTGAGGAACTCGCGGCGCTGGAGGCGACGTTCCCGGCGGAGGCGGTGGCCGGGCAGCGGTACACCGACGGCGGGATGGACCTGGTGGGCAAGTGA
- a CDS encoding SDR family oxidoreductase has protein sequence MIGVTGSTGQLGSRIVARLADVPLRLIVRDPARAPSVPGASVAQAAYGEHAALLNALDGVDVLMLLSATESADRVALHKATIDAAVAAGVQRIVYTSFVGAAAGATFTFARDHWHTEEHIRSTGVDFTFLRDNLYLDFVSGGVGEDGVIRGPAGDGRVAAVARDDVAAVAASVLVGSGHGGATYDLTGPSAFTLAEAAAVLTDAWGRKIRYEPETLDEAYRSRESYGAPAWEVAGWVTSYAAIASGELSHVSTAVRDLTGRDPISLESTVSGG, from the coding sequence GTGATCGGCGTCACCGGATCGACCGGTCAGCTCGGTTCCCGGATCGTGGCGCGGCTGGCCGACGTACCGCTGCGGTTGATCGTGCGGGATCCGGCCCGGGCTCCCTCGGTGCCGGGCGCATCGGTCGCACAGGCGGCGTACGGCGAGCACGCGGCGCTGCTCAACGCGCTCGACGGGGTCGACGTACTGATGTTGCTCAGCGCAACGGAGTCGGCGGATCGGGTGGCGTTGCACAAGGCAACCATCGACGCGGCGGTCGCGGCGGGGGTGCAGCGGATCGTTTACACGTCGTTCGTCGGGGCGGCTGCCGGGGCGACGTTTACCTTCGCCCGGGATCATTGGCACACCGAGGAGCACATCCGGTCGACGGGTGTCGACTTCACGTTCCTGCGGGACAACCTGTACCTGGACTTCGTGTCCGGGGGCGTGGGGGAGGACGGGGTGATCCGCGGGCCGGCCGGCGATGGCCGGGTCGCGGCCGTCGCTCGGGACGACGTGGCTGCCGTGGCGGCGTCGGTGCTGGTGGGCTCGGGTCATGGTGGCGCCACTTACGACCTGACCGGGCCTTCGGCGTTCACCCTCGCGGAGGCAGCCGCTGTGCTCACCGACGCCTGGGGCCGCAAGATCCGCTACGAGCCGGAGACCCTCGACGAGGCGTACCGATCCCGCGAGTCCTACGGCGCTCCGGCGTGGGAGGTGGCCGGCTGGGTGACGTCGTACGCCGCCATCGCCAGCGGCGAACTCAGCCACGTCTCCACCGCGGTCCGTGATCTCACCGGCCGCGACCCGATCAGTCTCGAGTCGACTGTCAGTGGTGGGTGA
- the recO gene encoding DNA repair protein RecO, translating into MPLYRDQAIVLRTQKLGEADRIATLLTRAHGKVRAVAKGVRRTSSRFGARLEPFSHVDLQLATGRTLDVVTQAESIAAYGEGIVGDYARYTTGTVLLETADRLVVEEKEPATQHHLLLAGALRVLSTGEREPGLVLDSFLLRSLAISGYAPSFEDCARCGEPGPHRAFNPASGGMVCTSCRPPASAMPSPATVTHLAALLTGNWPTALQADPRTRRESTGLIAAFFTYHQENQLRSLPHLDLTSGAS; encoded by the coding sequence GTGCCGCTCTACCGGGATCAGGCGATCGTGCTGCGCACCCAGAAGCTGGGTGAAGCGGACCGCATCGCCACGCTGCTGACCCGTGCCCACGGCAAGGTCCGCGCGGTCGCCAAAGGGGTCCGCCGGACGTCGTCCCGCTTCGGCGCCCGCCTGGAGCCGTTCAGCCACGTCGACCTGCAGCTGGCGACCGGGCGAACACTCGACGTGGTCACGCAGGCCGAGTCGATCGCGGCGTACGGCGAGGGCATCGTCGGCGACTACGCGCGGTACACCACCGGCACCGTCCTGCTCGAGACCGCCGACCGCCTGGTCGTCGAGGAGAAGGAACCCGCCACCCAGCACCACCTCCTGCTGGCCGGCGCCCTCCGCGTCCTGTCCACCGGCGAACGCGAGCCAGGCCTGGTCCTCGACTCCTTCCTCCTGCGCTCCCTGGCGATCTCCGGCTACGCCCCCTCCTTCGAGGACTGCGCCCGCTGCGGCGAACCAGGCCCCCACCGAGCCTTCAACCCCGCTTCCGGCGGCATGGTCTGCACCTCCTGCCGCCCACCCGCCTCAGCCATGCCGTCCCCCGCCACCGTCACCCACCTGGCCGCCCTCCTCACCGGCAACTGGCCCACCGCCCTCCAAGCCGACCCCCGAACCCGCCGAGAATCCACCGGCCTGATAGCCGCCTTCTTCACCTACCACCAAGAAAACCAACTCCGCTCCCTACCCCACCTGGACCTGACCTCGGGAGCCTCCTGA